The Methylomicrobium lacus LW14 genome window below encodes:
- a CDS encoding alpha/beta fold hydrolase: protein MIRRLAWLCCLPMLAAGCAAPEIRLDREAERLHLSRTVVKGTDYQHVVYRNLAPIQNGELHVYLDGDGSPWIRHRSIADNPTPRNPLVLRLTAQDPSASVYLGRPCYHGFGAKPPCTAELWTSRRYSKTVIETMSAALGEIRKDLHPQKTVLIGFSGGGALAMLIAERLQGISAIVTVAGNLDTDAWTARHRYSPLTGSENPAKHPPLSGQIFQLHLAGAKDANIPPDLILPAVRRQPSAKFVVMPGADHDCCWETHWPSILEMLKDRR from the coding sequence ATGATCCGGCGCCTTGCCTGGCTTTGCTGTTTGCCGATGCTCGCGGCCGGATGCGCCGCTCCCGAAATCCGCCTCGACCGGGAGGCCGAGCGCCTGCATTTGAGCCGGACCGTCGTCAAAGGCACGGACTATCAACATGTCGTTTATCGCAACCTGGCCCCCATTCAAAACGGCGAGCTGCACGTCTATCTGGACGGCGACGGCTCGCCCTGGATTCGCCATCGTTCGATCGCGGACAATCCGACCCCGCGCAATCCGCTCGTGCTCCGCTTGACCGCGCAGGACCCGAGCGCCTCGGTTTACCTGGGGCGCCCCTGTTACCATGGTTTCGGCGCCAAGCCGCCCTGCACTGCCGAACTCTGGACCAGCCGGCGCTATTCGAAGACCGTGATCGAGACGATGAGCGCCGCGCTCGGTGAAATCCGGAAGGACTTGCATCCTCAAAAAACGGTATTGATCGGTTTCAGCGGCGGCGGCGCCTTGGCGATGCTGATCGCCGAACGCCTGCAAGGCATCAGCGCCATCGTGACCGTTGCCGGCAATCTCGACACCGACGCCTGGACGGCACGGCATCGCTATTCGCCTTTAACCGGATCGGAGAATCCGGCCAAGCATCCTCCCCTCTCCGGCCAAATTTTTCAACTGCACCTGGCCGGCGCCAAGGACGCGAACATTCCGCCGGACTTGATCCTTCCGGCCGTGCGGCGGCAGCCTTCAGCCAAATTTGTCGTGATGCCAGGCGCAGATCATGATTGCTGCTGGGAGACACATTGGCCTTCGATACTCGAAATGCTCAAAGACCGCCGATAG
- a CDS encoding protein kinase domain-containing protein, whose translation MTDKTADDNADDATRIAPRPANLPHTEPATPSPESGPAASLHQPAEETDATVVTAVKTSAPPPASTYASGQDAATIVSQTARTEPPAATSRTAGSARTLGFSVATPSAPLAVGSVIKDRFVIKEVIGCGGMGTVFRATDLRREEALDETPDVAIKVLNAEFREDPELFIALQRETKKTQQLAHPNIVTVYDFDRDGSNVFMVMEILNGQSLRQYIREHAPGGLPFKKAWPIIKGLALALAYAHKRNIIHSDFKPGNVFITIDGDVKVLDFGIACAATRTDATHDKTVFNARDLGALTPEYASLEMFENQPPDPRDDIYALGCVTYELLTGKHPFGKIAAPKACEVNLQAPVIPGLKRRHWNALQHALAFKKEQRTPSVNQFINEFEPRAKLPWILSGITALALLSAAGAYVYLYYNVDPLADKVIALTPEQELKVKDLLELAQIHYDVGFITAPSGSNALWAYRQALEIDPYNKPAKAGLEKIANLCEQQAEELFEQNNIAESLVKIEEGLEAVPKHDGLLALKKQILEVQGQN comes from the coding sequence ATGACAGATAAAACCGCCGACGATAATGCCGATGACGCGACCCGGATTGCGCCGAGGCCGGCCAATCTACCGCATACGGAGCCGGCAACCCCGAGCCCTGAATCAGGTCCGGCCGCGAGCCTGCATCAGCCGGCAGAGGAGACTGACGCCACGGTCGTGACCGCCGTCAAGACCAGCGCCCCGCCGCCGGCTTCGACCTACGCTTCAGGCCAGGATGCCGCGACGATTGTCAGCCAGACCGCCCGCACCGAGCCGCCGGCCGCCACCTCGCGCACAGCCGGCAGCGCCAGAACCCTGGGATTTAGCGTAGCAACCCCCTCCGCCCCGCTGGCCGTCGGCTCGGTAATCAAGGACCGTTTCGTGATCAAAGAAGTGATCGGCTGCGGCGGCATGGGCACCGTGTTCCGGGCGACCGACCTGCGCCGGGAGGAAGCACTCGATGAAACCCCGGATGTCGCGATCAAGGTGTTGAATGCAGAATTCCGCGAAGACCCCGAGCTCTTCATCGCACTGCAAAGGGAAACCAAGAAAACCCAGCAACTGGCGCACCCGAACATCGTCACCGTTTATGATTTCGACCGGGACGGCAGCAATGTGTTCATGGTGATGGAAATTCTGAACGGCCAGTCGCTCCGGCAATATATCCGGGAACATGCCCCAGGCGGCCTGCCGTTCAAGAAAGCCTGGCCTATCATCAAAGGCCTGGCGCTGGCCCTGGCTTATGCGCACAAACGCAACATCATCCATTCGGACTTCAAACCCGGCAACGTATTCATCACGATCGACGGCGATGTGAAGGTGCTCGACTTCGGCATCGCCTGCGCGGCAACCCGCACCGACGCCACCCATGACAAAACGGTTTTCAATGCCCGGGATCTGGGCGCGCTGACGCCCGAATACGCGAGCCTCGAAATGTTCGAAAATCAGCCGCCAGACCCGCGCGACGACATTTATGCGCTGGGCTGCGTGACCTACGAACTGTTGACCGGCAAGCATCCGTTCGGCAAGATTGCCGCACCGAAAGCCTGCGAGGTCAATCTGCAGGCGCCGGTGATTCCGGGTCTGAAGCGGCGGCACTGGAACGCGCTGCAGCATGCGCTCGCCTTCAAAAAAGAGCAGCGCACGCCTTCGGTCAATCAATTCATCAATGAATTCGAGCCGCGCGCGAAACTTCCCTGGATTTTATCCGGCATCACCGCGCTGGCGCTGCTCAGCGCGGCGGGCGCTTACGTCTATCTCTATTACAATGTCGATCCCCTGGCCGACAAGGTAATCGCGCTGACACCGGAACAGGAACTCAAGGTCAAGGATCTGCTGGAACTCGCGCAGATTCACTATGACGTCGGCTTCATCACCGCGCCTTCCGGCAGCAATGCATTATGGGCCTACCGTCAGGCGCTCGAAATCGACCCCTATAATAAACCCGCCAAAGCCGGACTCGAAAAAATCGCGAATCTGTGCGAGCAACAGGCGGAAGAATTGTTCGAACAAAACAATATCGCCGAAAGTCTGGTCAAGATCGAAGAAGGGCTGGAGGCGGTGCCGAAACATGACGGCTTGTTGGCCTTGAAAAAACAGATTCTGGAAGTGCAAGGCCAGAATTAA